Part of the Ruegeria sp. AD91A genome, GAGACGCAACATACAATCAGGGCCTGTCAGAGCGTCGCGCAAATGCCGTGGCCGATATTCTTCAGGCCAATGGTGTCAGCTACAACCGTATTCGCACGATCGGGCAGGGCGAAAACAACCCTGTCGCCTCCAACCTCACGCCGGAAGGAAAATCGCAAAACCGGCGTGTCGAGATTGTCGTGGTGCCCAGCGGAAACGCGTAACCACTGCGTACTGTGAACAGCGGGGTCGCCCTTTGGGCGGCCCCGTTCGCGCATTGACTGTGCGTCAAATGGGGTTTGGATCAGGGTGAACTCGGTCTAACTTGCGACAAACACAGAAACGGAGCTTTCCCGATGTCCCAACCGACCCTTCTTGGCCTGTCCGGGTCCCTGCGCCAGAACGCGACCAACCGTAAGCTTCTGCGCGAGGCGGCACGGTTGTTCGATCCGGTGAGCTTTGTCGAAGCGGATTTGAACCTGCCCCTCTACGATGGTGATCTGGAAGACGAAGAAGGGATTCCCGAGACGGTTCAGACGCTGGCCAATCAGATCGCGCAAGCCGATGCGGTGATCATTTCGACACCTGAGTACAACAAGGGTCCATCAGGCGTTCTGAAGAACGCGCTGGATTGGGTCAGCCGTACGCAAGGCAATCCATGGGCCGACAAACCGGTTGCGGTAATGTCGGCGGCCGCTGGTCGTGCAGGCGGGGAACGGGCGCAGATGATCCTGCGGGCCTGTATGGTTCCCTTTCAGCCGCGCATCCAGCAGGGGCCCGAAATCCATCTGGCGAACAGTTCGAGTGAGTTCGACGATCAGGGGAAGCTGCGTTCGGATCGATACGAAAAGCCTTTGCATGAATTGATGCAGAAACTTCGGGCCGAGGCCGGTTTCTGAGCGCGGGTCAGGCAAATGACGCAAGAGCTACAGACCGATCTCTTGGACCCGGCGCGAGCGGCCGCATTTCAGGTGGCGCTGGGCGCTGTGCCTACGATCGCCAGTGGTTCGGATTTGCCGCCCTTCTTCCATCAGCTTTATTTCTGGACCGCGCAACCGGCTGCCGCATTGGGCAGGGATGGGCATCCCAAGGTTGGGGGCCTGATCCCGGATATGGGGTTGCCGCGCAGAATGTGGGCCGGGGGGCGGTTGACCTTTCACGCGCCATTGGTTGCAGGGATCACCGCCGAAAAGAAATCGGTTCTTGAAAGTCAAGGCACCAAGGTGGGGCGGTCCGGCCCGTTGGGCTTTGTCACTTTACGGCACGAGATCTGGCAGAACGGTCAGTTGCGCCTGACAGAGTGGCAGGATCTCGTCTATCGCGAAGATCCTGCGCCGGATGCTGAAATGCCTCAACCGCCCAGAGCGCGCACCGATGAAACTGATGTCCGCGAAGTCGGGTTCGATTCAACGTTGTTGTTCCGCTACTCGGCTCTGACCTTCAATGGCCACCGTATTCACTATGATCTGGACTATGCGCGCGATGTGGAAGGATACGGCGGGCTGGTCGTGCACGGGCCGCTATTGGCGCAACTTCTGATGCTGTTCGCGGTCGACCTGAGCGGTCCGCTTGCATCGTTTTCGTTCCGTGCGACTTCACCGTTGATGCATTTCGAAACCGCCCAGTTGTGCCGGAGAAATGAAAACATGTGGGTGCGCGGCCCTGACGGGCGGCAATGCATGCAGGCCGTCGTACAGTCACAGTGAGGCTTCGGGCCGGAACTCATCAGGGATCGTATCCCGGTCTTCCAGCATAAGATCGGCCATGACCTCGGCGATTTTGGGGGCCATGCCGAACCCGATTTTGAACCCGCCATTGGCGATGAACTGACCGTGATGCAGTGGATGTGCCCCCAACATCGGCGCACGGCTTTTGCTGCGTGGGCGCACTCCGGCCCAGCGTTCGATCACCTCGGCCCCATGCAACAGAGGCAGTGCACGCGTGGCGCGGTCGATCACATCATCCAGCGACTCGTCCGTGCTGGTTGGGTCATCGTAGTCCCGTTCCGAGGTTGATCCTATCGCAAGTGTTCCGTCAGCATGAGGCACAATGTGAACCGTGTCGGCGAATAGTTGCGGCACTTCTCCCGCGTCGAAGCGCAACAGGGCGGCTTGTCCTTTGACACCGTTCCCAATGGTCTTGCCGTAGGCTGTGTTCAGTTCCTGTAATCCTGCAATGCCGGTAGCGTGGACAATTTGTCCCTTGTTGTCATCGCCATCTCTGACAACCTGGACGCCCATGACTTCGAGAGCAGCGACAAGAGCGGCGCAGGCCCGCCTTGGGTGTATCCGTGCCGTCAACGTATCCCGGATGACAAAACCTGTGGGGCTGGGCGGGCACCATGAACCCGCTTGGGCCGTGGTGACGACACGCCATTCCGCGCGGCCTTGCCAAAGCTCATCTGCGGTTCCTGCGCGTTGGCGGGCCAATTCCAGACCACGCGCGTCCGGGATTGGTTGAAGACGGCCCAGCCGGCCGTAGCCGGGAGAAACCCCGCCGGTGTATTCGACCTGTCGCCAGAACGGTTCAGCCATAATCAGGCTGTCGAACTGAAAAGCTTTCTTGGCGTTCCAGTTTTCCGGCACATGCGGGGCCAACGAGCCGACCAGACCTCCGCTGGATCCCGCGCCCGGTCCGAACGGATCGACAACCTGCACGTTTGCGCCGCGTCGCGCACAAATCCAGGCGATGGACAGGCCGAAAATTCCTGCGCCGCGAACCGTCACATCGACCATTGCCAATTTCCTTTACGTTGTTCAGTGTCGCGCCGCTTAGCTACAGGATTCCCCGATGGCAGACCAGCGCGCCAAATTGACGTGGACCGAAGATCAGATCCCGGTCTCGGATTGCTTCGACGACCCTTATTACTCGTTGCAGAACGGGCTGGAAGAGACGCGCCATGTGTTTCTGGCGGGAAATGATTTGCCTGCGCGGTTTACGCCAGGGTTTCACATTGCCGAGTTGGGTTTTGGCACCGGCCTGAACCTGCTGACGGCCTGGTCAGAATGGGAGGCATCCGGCCAGAAAGGGCCATTGCGTTTTACCAGTTTCGAAGCCTTTCCCATGGCCGTGGAAGACATGCAACGTGCGCTTGAGTCCTTTCCTGAATTGCATCCGTGGAGCAGCCGGTTTCTGGTGCATTGGACGGGGCGCACATGTACATTGGAGTCGCTTCAGTTTGAGGTGGTGATCGGCGACGCGCGCGAGACATTGCCGAACTGGGAGGGTATGGCAGATGCCTGGTTTCTCGACGGCTTTTCACCGGCCAAGAACCCTGAATTGTGGGGTGCGGACCTGATGCAGGAAGTGGCAAACCACACTGCCACGGGGGGGACGGCGGCCACGTATACGGCCGCTGGTTTTGTGCGTCGGGGGCTTGAGGGTGCCGGTTTCAACGTTACCCGCACGCCCGGCTATGGCCGCAAGCGGCACATGACGCGGGCACACAAGGCATGACCCAGAAGAACAATGTAGGCGCGGGCATCGGCTTGATGGTGGGCGCGACGATTGTCTTTGCCCTGCAGGACGGTATCTCGCGCCATCTGGCCGGAACCTACAACACCTACATGGTGGTCATGATCCGCTATTGGTTCTTTGCGGCTTTCGTCATCGCTCTGGCTGCGCGGGCCCCAGGTGGGTTGAAGGCGGCCACAAAGACCAATCAGTTGGGTTTGCAGATTGTGCGGGGCGTGTTGCTGGCTGCCGAAATATGCATCGCGGTGTTCGGGTTTACGGTCCTTGGCCTGATCGACAGTATGGCCGTCTTCATCTGCTATCCTTTGCTTGTCGCCGCGCTGAGCGGGCCGGTTCTGGGTGAAAATGTCGGATGGCGGCGGTGGGTCGCGATCGGCGTAGGATGCATCGGAGTTCTGATCATTCTGCAACCGGGTGCCGGGGTCTTTAACCCGTGGGCTGTCATACCTTTGATCTCTGCGTTTCTGTTTGCGATCTATGGTCTTTTGACGCGATATGTTGCCCGCAAGGACAGCGCGGCGACCAGCTTTTTCTGGACCGGTGTCGCCGGTGCCGTGGCGATGACCGTGTTTGGCATGTGGTTCTGGGAGCCGATGGCGCGCGGCGATTGGCTCTGGATGGCGCTGCTTTGCGTCAGTGGGGTATTCGGGCACTGGTTGCTGATCAAGTGTTATGAGATGGCCGAAGCCAGTGCGGTTCAACCCTTTGCATATTTCCACCTGGTTTGGAACGCGATCCTGGGAATTTCGATCTTTGGTGAAATGTTGCGCCCCGAAGTCGTGGCGGGAGCAACCATCGTCGTG contains:
- a CDS encoding NADPH-dependent FMN reductase, translated to MSQPTLLGLSGSLRQNATNRKLLREAARLFDPVSFVEADLNLPLYDGDLEDEEGIPETVQTLANQIAQADAVIISTPEYNKGPSGVLKNALDWVSRTQGNPWADKPVAVMSAAAGRAGGERAQMILRACMVPFQPRIQQGPEIHLANSSSEFDDQGKLRSDRYEKPLHELMQKLRAEAGF
- a CDS encoding acyl dehydratase; the protein is MTQELQTDLLDPARAAAFQVALGAVPTIASGSDLPPFFHQLYFWTAQPAAALGRDGHPKVGGLIPDMGLPRRMWAGGRLTFHAPLVAGITAEKKSVLESQGTKVGRSGPLGFVTLRHEIWQNGQLRLTEWQDLVYREDPAPDAEMPQPPRARTDETDVREVGFDSTLLFRYSALTFNGHRIHYDLDYARDVEGYGGLVVHGPLLAQLLMLFAVDLSGPLASFSFRATSPLMHFETAQLCRRNENMWVRGPDGRQCMQAVVQSQ
- a CDS encoding FAD-binding oxidoreductase, producing MVDVTVRGAGIFGLSIAWICARRGANVQVVDPFGPGAGSSGGLVGSLAPHVPENWNAKKAFQFDSLIMAEPFWRQVEYTGGVSPGYGRLGRLQPIPDARGLELARQRAGTADELWQGRAEWRVVTTAQAGSWCPPSPTGFVIRDTLTARIHPRRACAALVAALEVMGVQVVRDGDDNKGQIVHATGIAGLQELNTAYGKTIGNGVKGQAALLRFDAGEVPQLFADTVHIVPHADGTLAIGSTSERDYDDPTSTDESLDDVIDRATRALPLLHGAEVIERWAGVRPRSKSRAPMLGAHPLHHGQFIANGGFKIGFGMAPKIAEVMADLMLEDRDTIPDEFRPEASL
- the mnmD gene encoding tRNA (5-methylaminomethyl-2-thiouridine)(34)-methyltransferase MnmD, which translates into the protein MADQRAKLTWTEDQIPVSDCFDDPYYSLQNGLEETRHVFLAGNDLPARFTPGFHIAELGFGTGLNLLTAWSEWEASGQKGPLRFTSFEAFPMAVEDMQRALESFPELHPWSSRFLVHWTGRTCTLESLQFEVVIGDARETLPNWEGMADAWFLDGFSPAKNPELWGADLMQEVANHTATGGTAATYTAAGFVRRGLEGAGFNVTRTPGYGRKRHMTRAHKA
- a CDS encoding DMT family transporter codes for the protein MTQKNNVGAGIGLMVGATIVFALQDGISRHLAGTYNTYMVVMIRYWFFAAFVIALAARAPGGLKAATKTNQLGLQIVRGVLLAAEICIAVFGFTVLGLIDSMAVFICYPLLVAALSGPVLGENVGWRRWVAIGVGCIGVLIILQPGAGVFNPWAVIPLISAFLFAIYGLLTRYVARKDSAATSFFWTGVAGAVAMTVFGMWFWEPMARGDWLWMALLCVSGVFGHWLLIKCYEMAEASAVQPFAYFHLVWNAILGISIFGEMLRPEVVAGATIVVAAGLFTLWRERRQR